One region of Streptomyces capillispiralis genomic DNA includes:
- a CDS encoding type B 50S ribosomal protein L31 → MQQDKHPEYHPVVFRDRAAGYAFLTRSTASSDRTIEWDDGETYPVVDVEISSESHPFYTGKARTVDTEGRVARFERRYGGEGSG, encoded by the coding sequence CCCGAGTACCACCCGGTCGTCTTCCGCGACCGCGCCGCCGGTTACGCCTTCCTCACCCGGTCCACCGCGAGCAGTGACCGGACCATCGAGTGGGACGACGGCGAGACCTACCCGGTGGTGGACGTGGAGATCTCCTCGGAGAGCCACCCCTTCTACACGGGCAAGGCCCGGACCGTGGACACGGAAGGCCGCGTGGCCCGCTTCGAGCGCCGGTACGGCGGCGAGGGCTCCGGCTGA
- a CDS encoding metal-dependent hydrolase encodes MMGPAHSLSGAAAWLGVGAATAAAGHPMPWPVLVAGALICAGAALAPDLDHKAATISRAFGPLSRWLCEIVDKLSYAVYKATRKQGDPRRSGGHRTLTHTWLWAVLIGAGTAALAISGGRWAVLAILFVHMVLAIEGLLWRATRGSSSDVLVWLLAAASAWILAGVLDKPGNGSDWLFTAPGQEYLWLGLPVVLGALVHDIGDALTVSGCPILWPIPVGRKRWYPIGPPKGMRFRAGSWVELKVLMPAFMLLGGVGCAAALNVI; translated from the coding sequence ATGATGGGACCAGCACACTCACTGTCGGGCGCCGCGGCCTGGCTCGGGGTCGGTGCGGCGACGGCCGCGGCCGGGCACCCGATGCCCTGGCCGGTCCTCGTGGCCGGCGCCCTGATCTGCGCGGGCGCAGCCCTCGCCCCGGACCTGGACCACAAGGCGGCCACGATCTCGCGGGCCTTCGGGCCGTTGTCCCGCTGGCTGTGCGAGATCGTCGACAAGCTGTCCTACGCCGTCTACAAGGCCACCAGGAAGCAGGGCGACCCGCGCCGCTCCGGCGGGCACCGCACGCTCACCCACACCTGGCTGTGGGCCGTCCTGATCGGCGCCGGCACCGCGGCCCTGGCGATCTCCGGCGGCCGCTGGGCGGTGCTGGCCATCCTCTTCGTACACATGGTGCTGGCCATCGAGGGCTTGCTGTGGCGTGCCACCCGCGGCTCCAGCAGCGACGTCCTGGTGTGGCTGCTGGCGGCGGCCAGCGCCTGGATCCTCGCGGGGGTGCTGGACAAGCCGGGCAACGGCTCGGACTGGCTGTTCACGGCGCCGGGCCAGGAGTACCTGTGGCTGGGGCTGCCGGTCGTGCTGGGCGCGCTGGTCCACGACATCGGGGACGCGCTGACCGTCTCGGGCTGCCCGATCCTGTGGCCGATACCGGTGGGCCGCAAGCGCTGGTACCCGATCGGCCCGCCGAAGGGGATGCGGTTCCGGGCGGGCAGCTGGGTGGAGCTGAAGGTGCTGATGCCCGCGTTCATGCTGCTGGGCGGGGTGGGCTGCGCGGCGGCGCTCAACGTGATCTGA